GCATGAGTGGAGTGAGTGAGAGGCTCGGTGTTGGTGGCTAGGGCGAGAATGTGGGTCACAGCTTGTATGCCTGATGCTGGCTGATGGTGAAGGTGAATGGGGCATATCTTCCCGACATTGGGTGTGTGGGGTTTGCCATTATAATTTGCTAGCAGACTTCAAGGTGGACTGTCTGGTGGGTAGGAAGCACTGGGTCCAGGCAGGGGTAGCAGATGGGCAGAGGGTCCATGCTAGTATTTAGGGGCATTTGTGAGTGTCATGGCTTaagcactgtaccagctactaggaaggtgaaaaaaacccctgttgcagctgaaaccaggacagtgaGCCTGGAGTGCTTATGAAACAAGCGTGTCAGTGTATGCATCTGTTTGCTGGTGAGCATCAAGCTGAACCAGACATCAAGTAGGAGATCCTTCAAAGTGGGCGAGAGGGTATGGGATCCATGCAAGTGTATTGGATGGACAGAGGAGCTGTACTGGTGCTTGATGGATCTTAATGTGTGTGTGCCCGTGACTGTAGAGAGTGGGGGTGTGTGGGTTTTAGAGAGACGTTCAATCCTGACCATCCAAAGAGGAGGAAACTGAATTATCTGTCTGTACTTCTGTTTTATGTGAGTCATGTATAGGTGGTGTTGAAGGCAGCACATTGTGTGTATCTGTCTGTTTCAATGTCCTGTGTGTGTCTCCAGGATGTATGCTCAGCTTTGCTTCTGGCTGAACCTGCAAACAGgatagcagcagcaggagtgttCACAGGCCTGCAGTGGAGACACCCAGGTCTCGAGGTGGGGTTCCAGCCTAGGGATAGGAGGAACCACTaagccacagagctgctgggggtGGTCACTTATGGCATCCCTTCAGAAGCATTGGGGCTATGCTAATGAGATAGAAGAGAATAATTTTGATGGGCTTTGTTTTAAAGGCTGTTGCTTGAACTGAAAAATCTGTCCTGTTTGTTCTGTGTGTTCTTCCTGCTGTGCTAGATTTGGACTTTGAGAATGAAGTGCATTcacttaacaaaaaaaaacaaacaaacaacccaatAAATccccaaacaagaaaaaaaacttgttAACAAACTGAATGAGATACTGTTGGATGATACTGACTAAAGTCACATTAAAAGTCCAGGTGTTTGGAGGAGACAATGCTAAAAACGCAAAGGAAAGCTAGGAGGAAGAGCCTGATTCAACATGAAGTTCATGGGTGTAGAACTAGAACAGGCCCATCCAATAACCATTTTTCTAATGCTCATCTGAAGCAGCAGACGGCTTTAGGACAGCAAAGCTAATAGGTGAAAGTGTGAAAATGCACTGTTGGAAATGGTGGAATGGAAATCGGCAAGGAGAAGTTACCAGTCTTTGTATTCTTAAAGTTGCTGCAACTACTGTGTGATTGACTGTCAATTTGAGATGTAGGTAATTTCTGACAAATTATCTCCTACATAACTGCTAAGAATTGTGGCAAGAAAACCCTTGTTTGCTGGCACTGCTGTGACAACTAAAATACAGATACAAACTGAGGAAAATGAGAGTTCTCGTTGTGTATGTACTCTTTCCTTTGGGCACATTTGGTTGATTCAGGCCATCTGTACAGATGCAGGTCTGCCAAGCTGCTCTAATATTTCTATGATATTGTATATCAAATGTACTGAATtagtttaaaatgcttttgggTAACTGAGACTGGCTGCTAAaaatttagaaagagaaatgtggGAGCAAAGTTGTGCTGGCCTGCGGCTGAACTTTTGTCCTTTCAGTTCTTGGAAGCTTATGTTTGCTGAACTCCATGTCCTGGAGAGGTAGGAAACAACCAAGATCAGAGTGACTGGCATTGAAATACATATGCTTGGTGTTTAGAGTTTTGGTCCAATTAAAGGAAGCTTTTAGTAGTGAGTAAGAATCTCTCATAACTGTTGTGCCTCAGTTACACTTGTTGCAGGGGAAGTTCAAACTCTCTAAAGAACCATTGCCAAACGTAGCAGCAAAAGAGGTTTTATTCAAGTATGATATTGTAAAAGTGAGGCTTAAGATAAGTCCCATGGCAAGGTTAAATTTATTGCTGTACAGAGGatataatagtaataattaaaaaataccagtGCAAGATCTTAATGCCCTATGATACAAGGTTATGCATTACAGCAGTCACTTACCAAAGATCTGCTGGTAGTAAGGGGTCTCTCAACCTCAAGGAGTAACCTTGAGAGGCATCCCAACTCAAGGGGTCATCACTGTGCAGCCAGCTGCTTAGTAGGGAGAGCTCGGAAAATACTTGCTCAGGCTGTCACATTTATGGAATAAAATGGTTGGCTTGTAGTCAAATTATATGCAATGGGAATGGTAAACATGAGACTACTTGTACCCACAACTTCATTTGTTCCTTGACAAATTAGTCTTGGAAGAACAACCTGCTATTCATGTGTTAATTGCATGGTTGGGTGTTCTGGTTTCCTAGCTTATACACATCAAAGCTCACCGTGTCACTGTGTTCCTGTGTGGGTTTTCAAAGagcaggttggaactagagaAGTTCTTGACCTGGTTGTGGCCTTGGCATTTACTTCCTTGGCAGGCTGAATCAAGCTATCACTATTTTGGTCAAGGAGTTGAGCACATCTGTCACACTCCACCATGTCACTACATTCTATCAACCTTATTGAATCATAGAGCTGGTAGTATGCTTACTTCTTGCCTCTATGTCATAAATATTCAACATACTGTAGATCAATGGTAAGGTATGCTTATTTGATGAGTTGCTTAGCTTAAGTGTTACTATTAATTCTAATTATATACTGTTGTGCAAACAATCAGTTTGATTGCATGTGTTTTACATATTGCTGTAGGAATGAAGTCTGAGGCCATGAGGTATATAATGAAGGGATTAATGTGGTCAAGATTCTAATGGAGTGATTGGTTGCTGATGAGGGTAATACTGGACAGAGGCTAGATGGCCTGCCACAGCAgggtggaagagggagagaTGCTAATGATTTATGGTTCTGTTCCACCCTAGTGCAAGACCCACCGCCCATGGGGTGCCTGACTGAGACTCTTATTGTCCCTCGTTTACATTTGATGGGACAACTTTGAACACGGCTTTAAGCTGGACTCCTGCACTTCCATCTCATTTCTATACCTGCAAAGACAACGAATCTTGAATGTGCCTTAGGAACGCCTACCTTATGCCCATGATAGAAAACTCCTATTACACCACATTGGTGTAGTGAACCAAATGTAAGTTATATCCTGACCCAGAAGGGTGGAAAGATCCTGGTGCAGCCACTGGATTGGCGTGGGGTGTTGCAGAATTGTTTGAATTTCGTGTGCACTCAAATCTGGTTAAATAAACTCACCTATCAAGTAGAAACTCCTGCTAGTGCTATTTGTGATTCTTTAGCTTTACTTAATTATCAGCTATAAGCCACTTCCAAAATGACCCCTGCAAAGTTCATACACCAACACGGAGTAAGTGGATATATCGATATCTCCCAAGAGGACTGCTGTATCCGTGTCCCAAATGTGACACATGAcctagaaaaacaaatagacGTTGTGAACAAAGTTGCAGAGGAAACCCATGAACTTTGGGAATCAATGTCCAGTAGTTGGTTGGGATGAATCTTCAATATGCTTAGTTTTGCTGTGACAGGATGGCTTCAAGACTTGATACAATATGCATTAATATTTGATTCTCATGGTTGGTATTGCTATATCATATATTTAAATCCTTGTGACCAAAAGCTATAACCTTACATGTCAGTATACTTCAAGGTTGCAGCCCCGAATCTGTACTGGTTGCATCTACCCTAGGTACAGAATGTTACCAAATGAAAGGTATGctaaaggaggagagagaacaaATTTTAAATTCCCTTATTGCTACTATAATGGAATTCTAGAATTGAAGGTAGTAGTCACAGGGTGGATAACGTAAGAATGAGGCCTGAGGCCATGAGATAAGTGGAGAAGGGATGAATGAGATCACGACCCTGATAGGGATGACTGGCTGCTGGTAAGGGTGCTATCAGATGGAGGCCATCTGGTGTGCCTCAGCAGGgtggaagaggaagagataCTAACATTTCATGGTTCTGTTCCAACCCTGCGCAAAACCCACAGCCCATGGGGTGCCTGGCTGACGCCTAACTGGCACCTGACAGAGACTACTGTTATCCCTCATTTACATATCAAAATACACCAAAGTGAGAAAGCGGCTTCCCTCCCGCACCATCTATGACCAGTAATTTGTCCACAGTCTCACCTCTACTTCTCTCAAAACTTAAATTTGGCGTTTAAACTCCTCCATGGCAGAGGATGAGAATACAAGCGCCCTGTGCAGACAAGTGAGGCttgttctctctcctccccaaagcagggacacctcttTAGTAAGATTTGTGTTTCCGACTACGTTGGATGATACCTGAGTGGAACTAAGCTTAATGAATTACCAATTGTCTCATAAtctccctctgttttccctgtttagGTGTTTTGTGGCTCCAGGTGTACAGACTTTAATGTTAAGTTACAGTGTTCAGTGAATGAAGTATTAAATCTTTGTAGGAATGTCTTACCCACTCCAATTGACCAAAAGCCTGTAAcaatttattctgtgttttaggcttaatttattttcctagagAAGTGCCTCTCAGAAGAAGTAATCAATAATAAACATTGccaataaaaaaattgaagtctTCCCTATCAGAAATCACAGAGTGATTCCAGGACATTACATAAGATAAAAGCCAGAGACATGCCTGAAACTATCTGATAGAGAAATCTAGGTGTAGGCATTTTAGTCACATGATAGATTTGTTGAGGAGCTGTGCTGTTACTCCTATGTTCAGTTGGGGTGTGTTGGAAGCataaaaacaatgaagaaaatgcaaaagttCAATGTGGGTGAGGGAGACCAGGGTAACAACATGGATATGCGGTGGTTTATCTTACTCTGGCACTGGGGAGGAATGTGAAGTGGGGCAGAAGCTATCAAGCAGTCCCGTTCTGCTTGATAACTGAAAACACACAACTGTCATCTATGCCATTACTCCTTGCAAAATCTTGCAAGAAATGATTACCAGCAACTGCTACCAAGTACAGCTGCTCTGTACAATGTGACCACAAGGAATGGATAGTTTGACCACAGTCCGACCCACCCACAGCACTCTGTGCAATAATAGTTGGTGAGGTATTAAGAAGACCCCGATTTTGTACCTAATGAGGAGGATGAGAATTTGATACCAAATCATAGGGACAGATGAACAGGTTGGTCCTACTTGCTGTCTCTTTTGTAATACTATCTGATAGAAAAGTCTAGGTGTAGGTGTTTTGGTCATATGATAGATCTGTTGAAGAGCTGTGCTGCTACTTCTGTGTTCATTGGGGATGTCTCTCCATTCTGTTTCTATGTGCTGTCAATCAGAAATGGGCAGTTGCCTGTTTAGTAGCTGCTGATGATTTCTGAGACTTGTGGTCTGGGTGAAAAGCAGGTGAAGGAGTGAAGCAGGCATGTGTAATGGATAGGAAACTAACAGAAGGTTAATCCTTGCTCATGACTGtgagaaacataaaaaaatatgtttttgatAAAGTGTATTCAGTAAAGTATATATTTATTATgactgtttttcagaaagaggcaggaaaatgtAAGTGTGCAGCTGTTCCATGAGCTCCACATTTGGCCAATGCTCTTGGCGCGGCCAACAGTGAGgtcatgagaaactgcatggcCACACAAATAAACAGTTacagatctggcataaagctggCTTTGTTTCCAAGAATATAAAAGCAGGATCCTCTTGTAGCCAAATCtgaagcctcacctatgggtcGACGCACCATGTAGGAATTTTCCCACTTACCTGAGACTCCCAGCATTGTctgcaatggggcttcccagctgatGTGTGGGCCTGGATAATGAGGATGAggtggtaattggtgatgtatttcttctcaaTTGTTGTTCTTTCTATGTcgtaatgatttgatgcattgctaattttcctctgtgctatacgtgtatgtgtgtgtatatatatctgaTTCACTTTactgtgcttgtttaataaactgttcATGTTATATGACTAGTGTGTGATCGTTTTGTTGAGTACCCTGCCTGTTTGCAAAACAGTATGTGTGAGGAATAGtcctttctttgtcttttggaGTCTTGTACTGATACTGAACTTCTCAGATGTTCTTCCTAATACAAGCACTTTCTGTCAAATACCACTTTTAAAAGTAGCATGTTTTGTCGTATTAAAGCTATGAAAAATTTTAAGGTTGTGATCACAGATACAAACTTAGTTTTCTCAATCCAGCTAGTAATGATGATGAACTAAGGTTGTATTTGTTACGGTCTTTGACAGTGAGAAGAATTAGGTTTTGTTCTTGGCTAAGTTGTGTGTTATATGTAGTCAAAGTTTCTCTGTATTTAGCAAGGACTTTACAATTATTACTAGTTGGCATCTTAGTCTTGTTGACATATCTCAGTCTTGTTTCTGGAAcacataaacattttaaatttcttcagCAGTTGCCTAATTCAGGGACATGATTGTTTTATCCCCTGattatttttcaggaaatacCCAGTGTAACATTATCAGTCTGAAATCTTTAGCTTGGATGCAAAAACCTGTTTTCTCATCTAAGGTTCCTGCCTGCATCACTATTTTAAGTATTGCCTTAATACTGTTTTTGATGGTTTTTTTGAATTTCATAATGCaactttgctttcctgttttcttttgttactgGTGTCCTTCGAGAGCAGAGATAGTAAAGAGTGAGGGAAGATGGAACTATCGTTGAATTTTGATAACACCTTGAAAATTATAACTTTGTAGGTCTTATAGGCTGGATCTGAGTGATGCTTCTAATTCCTAAGTTTGAAATAGGAGAGTCTTAAAAGCTAAAAGAGCCCTGAAAGATAGGAGCTTTGGGCTAACACCCTGCACAAAGTGAGTTTTTTGTTCTGTCCTTGGTGGGTTTGACCATACCGAGAGGAACTTACAAGGTGCAAATAGCATTCTTGCTCATAGTTTTGTCAtggcttttttgtgttttaccatttttgaagactgaaacagtgcttggattttaaaacattgtctCTAGCAACTTTCCAGAGGTCATTCAGAAGTAACGTGCTCAACAAGCTGTTGGGCTTGTTGGTAATCAGTATAAATTCTGGAATATAACACATGAAGAGTTAGAAGTTTGTGACTTTGTCACCTTCTGGAGGTACACTTACTGCAGTAGCAGAGGTGTGGATGTCGTCTTTGTGCTTCATACCTTCTGATGGCTGAGTAAGTTAATGTTACCAAACAGAATCAGGGGTGGTTTGCTTGAAGCTACCTATGCTGTTAACTAAAGTCAGAGTTGTGTTTCTCAAAAATTAATAACTGCCCACAGTGTCAGAGAAGAACAAATggcatgtaaaataaaaacaagtggGCCACATTATCAGAGATCTTTACTGTacccaaattaattttctccttttgttgaATTGGATACCAGAAAGGGACTctttgtcagggactgtagtgataggacaaggtaatgagttcaaactcaaacagggaaagttcaggttagatataaggaagaagctctttcctgtgagggtggtgaggcaatggaacaagttgcccaaagaagtggtggatgctccatccctgacagtgttcaaggccaggttggacagagccttgggtgacatggtctagtgtgaggtgtccctgcccatggtagggggtcagaactagatgatcttaaggtcctttccaacccaaaccattctgtgattctatttgAAGGTATAATTGAAGTCAGTTTTCTTGTCTGAAAACTGACCTGTATTATATTCTGTAGGTGGTTCTTATGCTCAGCCCTTAAGTATGTGCCAATGGAGTTGCTCTTCTAGCAATATAAGTTCAACACTTCTGTTCATAATGCATTCTAAATCACTTGGTAAGTGAAATAAGTTTTGATCAAAAGATTAAGGCTTGATTATTTATTAgtctttctatattttttttattagcatttcGGTTTTTGGCtggaagaaatcaagaaaagaTGGACTGGAATATAAGGCCACTCCAGAATGCTGATGCAAAGAACCACCTGCAAAGTGAAGAGACATGTTACAATCAGTTGCTTTCTAATACACATGCTTTTCCTCAGACAAATGTCTGTTCCTCTAACAACGCATGCACTTATGCCGGAAATAACCAAGTAGCGTATCAGCCAACTAGCAATGCTGCCTTCCTTCTTGTAAATGCCGAAGGATTCAAAACTTCAGATCAGGCCTTACCAGGAGCATCTATCTCAGTTGATCGATGTCCACCGTTCTGCATACCAGTAACTCAGAAACCTCCCAATCCAACACCACGTCTGTGGGCGGAGGTGACTCAGACTTCTTTACCAAAGTCTGATGCCTACTTGTATTCCCACAGAAATTTACCTCCCATGTCTTCTGAAAGCAACGCTGGAAATAATGTGAGGAATGTACATTGGGAATTTCAGTATGTCGCCACAAACAGCTATGCTGTGCAGCCACAAATACCACAACATAATTCTGTGAGAACTACAACGTTATATCAAAGTAACATTAATTCCCAGAATAATTCTGTGTCTCTTGGTACCTCTGGGCAACATGTCCAAAACCAAATATATCATCCCAACACTCAGTTTAAAGTTTTACACTCTCTGAATCAAAATACTGAACCAAATGTGCAGCTGCTACACTATCGACCAAGTCAGATAGGATCAGAAGTTCCTAGTGGATGTTCTGCACCATCTTTGTTGCCTGCCAATTGTGATTCAAGTGCTGCAGCACAATCTTCAATAGGTGTACCACAGGCAGTTCAAAATGTGCCTAATGGATACAGCCGTAGCCAACTGCAGCGCCCATCAGATCcaaaaaatgtttctggttttaacaGTGGTCAGCAACACTGTCAGAAACAGCAATCTGGAGATGTCAGTCAGTCAGTTAGGAATGTCTGTAATTCAGGTGGAAACATGACAGCAAGTCAGCCTTTTAATGAAATGTCTGTACCATCCCATGACATTTCCAAAGAACTGTGTAGTGCTATGCAAGAAATGGAAACTTTGTATTCAGTGTCTGCTTCAAAGCCACTGAGTGATCCTGCTTCAGTTCAAGAAAGCCAGACTAATAGTTTAATGAATGGGCCTGTTAATTCTCAAATTTTTTCATCTGCAGCACATGGAAGAACAACTGCAAAGGACAGACTAGCTCGGGAAGCTCAAAAACttcttactattaaaaaaaaatgtgtccTGCTTGAAAGGATACATCAGTATAAAAGAAAACTCTTAGCAGCTTCAGAACGTGACAAAAGTATTCCCCCATTTCCTCCTCCAAGTTATCATGATACTCTTCATAATTTTCTTCCATGGGTGCCCAACCCAAATGTACCACCTTCCCCATCTGAAACAACAAGGACAGAGTGTCCAATGCTTAACTCTTCACTTGAAGAAAGAAACGACAAAAATGCAGCCAATGCTGACAACAGGGCATTACAGGTGGCTCAAAGTAACCCTCAGGTAGAGCAGGGAAGCCTTTCATCAAGCTCCACTTCTATTCCTTCTCAGAGCAAACTCTCAGCTCAATTAAATAATCCTGACAGCACTCCTGTCTCAAAACTAAGGGACCCGTACGCCTTGGCCTCTTCTCAAAAAGCTGTGGCATCTTTGAACAATGCTTCGTGTTCCAGTCAGGTGGATAATTCTATCAAAACTGCACCAAAGAAAGTGCCAGCTAACTCCAAGAACTCATCATTTCTTCAGTTTGTACTGAGCAGCACAAATGTATTGAAAGAGGAGATAGCTGGTGCTACTGCTGATAAAATACTGACTAGTCTCCTGTGTAGTGAAAACACACTGCTAGATACATCTGTCTCAGGTGAAAGCTTACTAAAAGACACTAATGCGAAGGTAGAAAGTTTGAAAGGTGAGCAGGCATTTATGGTTCGCATGAGTGATACAGGAATGATTCCTATATCAGAAACAACCAAATCTGGTGAAGCTAAATTGCAGAGTGATGtagatcagaaaaaaacaccacttACTGGAAATGCATCTTTTAAACAGAGCAATTATAGTTACTCTGTGGAAGAGCTGACTACATGCCTGGGCTTGTTGAGAAAGCATCCGTCGGAGTCTGTAAGGGTGCAAAATAGCCAGTCAAATGAAAGCCCCACAGCAAATCAGATTTCACCTTAcagccaaaacacaaaaaatagagaacaaaaTAATGTTCTGGTTAGTACAGATGAAGCAACTTTGCCTGTAACAACAGCTTCTGTAGGACAAAAACCTGATACTCTAAGTAGCAATTTGATAAAAGGTTTTGAACCCCAAGTTGCAGTTGTCTCACCTTTAGTACTCTCTGAGCAGAGAACACAGAGTGAGCAGGCAGACAAATGTCCAACATCTGCAGGTAAAACCTGTCCAGTGGCTAACTCAGGAAGCACATGTAGCTTgcaagaagaggagaaaaatggcttaAATTTTTCTAGTAAAATCTTTCAAGAAGATGTAGGAGACCATAAAGACAAGCAAGCTGTGTTAAAGACAGGCAATAAATCCACAGCTGTGTTGGAAGAACGGATGTTTTGTATTTCTAGTGTATGTTCTCTTGTTGAAGGTAATACATTTTATAATCCACAAATAGCAAGTATCTTCAGGTCAGTCCCTGAGACACAAGCATTAAATGGTACCTCGTCAGAAGGAAATGAATCTGACCCAAGACAAAAGGAGCAACAGCTGGACTTGTATAGAAATGAGCTAAGCAGTAACGCTGTCCAAGGAGAGACCTTGCCACAAAAGATGTTGGAAGACTCATCAAGCTGCATAAGTAAAGCAGTTAAGACTTTAGATGGTGTTACAGCTAGTCatttggagaaagaaagcagTGGCAATCCTCCTAAAACAATTTctacctcaggaaaaaaaatgtcattcagTGCATCTTTCAAGCATCCTGAAAATGACTTGGAAATTCTTGCTAGTATAAACCAGGAGTTAGCTAAAAATTCACTGGATTTCTCAATCAGTGTAGCTGCTGAAACAAATGCGATCACTGTTCCAAGAGacaacaataaagaaaattacatgTCCAGTGGAAATAGTACAGTAGAAGAGATGAACCTTTTTGGAGCAGAGCCTATTAAATATCTAAACAATCAGCTGTCTGAACTAGTGAAAGAGTTTCCATATGGCATTGAAGGTGGTGATGTGCTGACAAAAGAACCAGTAAAAAATGATTCTGTGGCTGAGCGGATAAAGAACCAACCTCAAAAAGAGAATCAAATTTGTGACAAGAATTCTCATTTGAAGGACCCAGTAGATCAGATAAAAATTGTAGTGTTGAGCTCTAATCAGAAACAAGAACTGTTTCCTGAACACAACCTGAATTCCTCTAGTGATGGCAAGGGAGTGATGAGTCAACAGTCAGAAAAAGCTTCAGCTGAGAAGAACCTTGAAGGCAGTATTCAGCCTGGTCAGAGTCTatgtgagaaggaaaacaaaacagaaaaaatttccaagcccaggaaaaaaaaaaacgacTGTTCTTTAATGGGTTGGCTATCTGAAGCACCTAAAATACCACCGAGCCCTTGTAAATTTGAAATGTGTGGTTCAGAGAAAGATGATCAACTTTCGAAAGCTGAAAATGCTAGCTCTGTAGAGGGACAAGAAAATGACAGCCAATCTGATGCTATAATGAAGGACATCTCTGCAGAGGGAAACCtgccattttctgaaaaaatcccaaacagtgttagcaaaaatgaaaaagatacttGCAAATCCACCTCTGTAATGAACAAAAATGCGAGGCTAAAGGTGGATAATGAATACAAACCACTTACaacacaacaggaaaaaattgGACCACTTACTTCCTCTGAAAACCAGGAAGTTGATAAagttaaaagcagcagctggaaggaagAGCTGCAAATCAACAGAGGAACCCCATTGTTAGGCAACGAATTTAATTCTGACACAAAAGAACATCAGACAGCCTCAGAAGAGTTGTCGGAGAAAAAAGCTGGTCGTACGGATGATGATAACACAACAAAGTCATCCAGAAAGAGAGTTTTCAAA
The window above is part of the Strigops habroptila isolate Jane chromosome 3, bStrHab1.2.pri, whole genome shotgun sequence genome. Proteins encoded here:
- the RESF1 gene encoding retroelement silencing factor 1 isoform X2; this encodes MDWNIRPLQNADAKNHLQSEETCYNQLLSNTHAFPQTNVCSSNNACTYAGNNQVAYQPTSNAAFLLVNAEGFKTSDQALPGASISVDRCPPFCIPVTQKPPNPTPRLWAEVTQTSLPKSDAYLYSHRNLPPMSSESNAGNNVRNVHWEFQYVATNSYAVQPQIPQHNSVRTTTLYQSNINSQNNSVSLGTSGQHVQNQIYHPNTQFKVLHSLNQNTEPNVQLLHYRPSQIGSEVPSGCSAPSLLPANCDSSAAAQSSIGVPQAVQNVPNGYSRSQLQRPSDPKNVSGFNSGQQHCQKQQSGDVSQSVRNVCNSGGNMTASQPFNEMSVPSHDISKELCSAMQEMETLYSVSASKPLSDPASVQESQTNSLMNGPVNSQIFSSAAHGRTTAKDRLAREAQKLLTIKKKCVLLERIHQYKRKLLAASERDKSIPPFPPPSYHDTLHNFLPWVPNPNVPPSPSETTRTECPMLNSSLEERNDKNAANADNRALQVAQSNPQVEQGSLSSSSTSIPSQSKLSAQLNNPDSTPVSKLRDPYALASSQKAVASLNNASCSSQVDNSIKTAPKKVPANSKNSSFLQFVLSSTNVLKEEIAGATADKILTSLLCSENTLLDTSVSGESLLKDTNAKVESLKGEQAFMVRMSDTGMIPISETTKSGEAKLQSDVDQKKTPLTGNASFKQSNYSYSVEELTTCLGLLRKHPSESVRVQNSQSNESPTANQISPYSQNTKNREQNNVLVSTDEATLPVTTASVGQKPDTLSSNLIKGFEPQVAVVSPLVLSEQRTQSEQADKCPTSAGKTCPVANSGSTCSLQEEEKNGLNFSSKIFQEDVGDHKDKQAVLKTGNKSTAVLEERMFCISSVCSLVEGNTFYNPQIASIFRSVPETQALNGTSSEGNESDPRQKEQQLDLYRNELSSNAVQGETLPQKMLEDSSSCISKAVKTLDGVTASHLEKESSGNPPKTISTSGKKMSFSASFKHPENDLEILASINQELAKNSLDFSISVAAETNAITVPRDNNKENYMSSGNSTVEEMNLFGAEPIKYLNNQLSELVKEFPYGIEGGDVLTKEPVKNDSVAERIKNQPQKENQICDKNSHLKDPVDQIKIVVLSSNQKQELFPEHNLNSSSDGKGVMSQQSEKASAEKNLEGSIQPGQSLCEKENKTEKISKPRKKKNDCSLMGWLSEAPKIPPSPCKFEMCGSEKDDQLSKAENASSVEGQENDSQSDAIMKDISAEGNLPFSEKIPNSVSKNEKDTCKSTSVMNKNARLKVDNEYKPLTTQQEKIGPLTSSENQEVDKVKSSSWKEELQINRGTPLLGNEFNSDTKEHQTASEELSEKKAGRTDDDNTTKSSRKRVFKMESLSKDKTKTHLAMKSSTDIHKFTKSETVEIKHAEINRGQKIKSSDENTDEEQNCRKRKQIVGQDVGINIKENAKLSAEVKHKKLNSSCADAVKLPNFGSVDVRSPKYSQHKSMKVLPSQEQLYKRKRKQNMVGNRDPKKTKVEEERLKQSEAKKSKQLSHNRMISTDKAKKLNGENVWKPKSSLADCSALKRQRKRARSSTISKNYFSTKERHLDGQNKDKCCEKMFPDKNVLYLNRRNNRLKMHLQKEPKKHYLNRVAFRRTTQERIYLTKLETSPVRPTWHLKHKVSQNKNSSAKRDASVSEAEKSCKLELLEFKLYPEILLRSPTTDEERLAAKNSLEREKAIVAAEGSIPLDTAIQILDGDGEALHSPVKDSKEMFQTYRKIYLEKKMQKP